The proteins below are encoded in one region of Peribacillus muralis:
- a CDS encoding DinB family protein, with amino-acid sequence MDVKTLLLQQWASCLDEEDWFPPLEKVLEDITFEQAIWKPADGTMNSIWELVCHLLFYEKRFMMRFLGQTANEPQAENNDSTFRLPTETLENWKETKQEYFEVHRELEKILEKSGHEDLYRQIPGEDHSLVLELKSLAMHDAYHIGQIVYLSKMQGAWASKRSF; translated from the coding sequence AAGCTGCTTAGATGAAGAAGACTGGTTTCCACCGCTTGAAAAAGTGCTGGAGGATATCACGTTTGAACAGGCAATTTGGAAACCAGCTGATGGGACAATGAATTCCATTTGGGAATTAGTTTGTCATTTACTATTCTATGAAAAGAGATTTATGATGCGATTTCTAGGGCAAACAGCAAATGAACCACAGGCAGAAAATAATGATTCCACCTTTCGATTACCAACCGAGACGTTAGAAAATTGGAAGGAAACAAAACAAGAATATTTTGAAGTTCATCGTGAACTTGAGAAAATACTGGAGAAATCAGGACATGAAGATTTGTATAGGCAGATCCCAGGAGAAGATCATTCATTAGTGCTTGAACTGAAGAGTTTAGCGATGCATGACGCATATCATATTGGGCAAATTGTATATCTCAGTAAAATGCAAGGAGCTTGGGCCAGTAAACGCAGCTTTTAG
- a CDS encoding DMT family transporter encodes MKGIFSSIIAGIFISLQGVFNSRMSEEISGWHTTAIVHLVGFTLSIIIYLIARDGRAEGFREVPYFYLLGGMLGVVIVFGEMTAINLLGMSFAIATILIAQLLCAFVIDTKGLFGMFKHKMSFQKVFGVAMMLVGVIIFKW; translated from the coding sequence GTGAAAGGGATATTCTCTTCAATTATTGCAGGCATATTCATTTCGTTGCAAGGCGTGTTCAATTCAAGAATGAGTGAGGAAATTAGTGGGTGGCACACCACTGCGATTGTGCATCTTGTCGGATTTACCTTGTCGATCATCATTTATTTGATTGCCCGTGATGGAAGAGCGGAGGGCTTTCGTGAGGTTCCTTATTTTTATTTGCTGGGTGGCATGCTAGGGGTCGTGATCGTGTTCGGGGAGATGACAGCGATAAATTTGCTGGGCATGTCCTTTGCAATCGCAACGATTTTAATTGCACAGCTTCTTTGTGCATTCGTTATTGATACAAAGGGACTATTTGGTATGTTCAAGCACAAGATGTCATTTCAAAAGGTATTTGGAGTGGCCATGATGTTAGTGGGTGTCATCATATTTAAATGGTAA
- a CDS encoding Crp/Fnr family transcriptional regulator, giving the protein MNRVFSEETKRKLSLYQFEKGEVLCSRGEDIQHMYFLVKGKMKIFTTSPEGKSLIVRFKTPLAVFGDVEYIKEMHVLHTVEAVSEGRVVCVHFDDLRSMETKRAEFLHFLLEIITQKFFTESHATSLNRLHPVETRLASYLLSLSSEGDGSMFHKEMGTSNLTEVADLIGTSYRHLNRVIQKLCEEGIIKRKQGALYIVDLSKLRQRTDGNIYE; this is encoded by the coding sequence TTGAATAGAGTTTTTTCGGAAGAAACGAAGAGGAAATTATCTCTTTACCAATTCGAGAAGGGGGAAGTGTTATGTTCTAGGGGGGAGGATATTCAGCACATGTACTTTTTAGTTAAAGGCAAGATGAAGATTTTTACAACTTCCCCCGAAGGAAAATCATTGATCGTACGGTTTAAGACGCCCCTTGCCGTTTTTGGCGATGTGGAATATATAAAGGAGATGCATGTCCTCCATACAGTTGAAGCAGTCAGTGAAGGGAGAGTCGTTTGCGTTCATTTTGATGATTTAAGGTCGATGGAAACGAAGCGAGCTGAGTTTCTGCATTTTTTGTTGGAAATCATTACCCAAAAGTTTTTTACGGAATCACATGCCACAAGTTTGAACAGGCTCCATCCTGTCGAGACACGTCTTGCAAGCTATCTTTTGTCTCTTTCATCCGAAGGAGACGGCTCCATGTTTCATAAGGAAATGGGCACTTCCAATCTGACGGAAGTCGCTGATCTCATCGGTACAAGCTATCGGCATTTAAATCGGGTCATACAAAAATTGTGTGAAGAGGGAATCATCAAACGTAAACAAGGAGCTCTATATATTGTGGATTTGTCGAAGCTGCGGCAACGGACAGATGGAAATATTTACGAATGA
- a CDS encoding DMT family transporter: MQGILFGIIAGVFISIQTVFNAQLSEKIGSWATTAIVLGLGFISSFTMFKIMDDTSLLAIGRVNKLYLLSGVMGVVLVYCIMQAIRILGPAYAISIVLVSQLTMAVLIDSFGWFSFGKVPFTMNKLIGLGIMIAGILVFKMKKHAYKKIRL, from the coding sequence ATGCAAGGAATTTTGTTTGGAATCATTGCAGGGGTTTTCATTAGTATACAAACGGTCTTTAATGCCCAATTGAGTGAAAAGATCGGGTCTTGGGCGACAACCGCTATCGTCCTGGGACTTGGTTTCATTTCGTCTTTCACGATGTTTAAAATCATGGATGATACGAGCCTGTTGGCGATTGGCCGTGTAAATAAGTTGTATCTATTAAGTGGAGTCATGGGTGTTGTGCTAGTCTATTGCATCATGCAGGCAATCCGCATCTTAGGGCCGGCATATGCCATTTCCATTGTACTTGTCTCCCAGCTTACAATGGCCGTTCTTATCGATTCGTTTGGATGGTTCAGTTTTGGGAAGGTTCCTTTTACGATGAATAAATTGATCGGGCTCGGGATTATGATAGCAGGAATCCTTGTTTTTAAGATGAAAAAGCATGCATACAAAAAAATACGGTTATAA
- a CDS encoding SDR family NAD(P)-dependent oxidoreductase, with amino-acid sequence MKNYTVITGASSGIGYETALAFASRGKNLVLVARRKQNLDELKTKIEQMDKQLDIVVHAADLSVTDNVYGLYESLKNLQIETWINNAGFGNFDKIGEQRLPKIEKMLHLNIEALTILSSLYVRDYSNVEGTQLINISSGGGYTLVADAITYCATKFYVSAFTEGLAHELKSQGAKMQAKVLAPAATETEFAKRSFDVEEFQYDATLPKYHTAKEMAQFLIQLYEHEKVVGIVNAQSYEFELKDPLFPYASRTTNS; translated from the coding sequence ATGAAAAATTATACGGTCATCACGGGGGCTAGCTCCGGTATTGGATATGAAACTGCTTTAGCATTTGCATCCCGAGGAAAAAATTTAGTTCTCGTTGCCAGGAGAAAACAAAATTTGGACGAACTAAAAACGAAAATTGAGCAAATGGATAAACAATTGGATATCGTCGTTCATGCTGCAGATTTATCTGTTACAGACAATGTTTATGGGCTGTATGAAAGTCTTAAAAACCTTCAGATCGAAACGTGGATCAACAATGCAGGCTTCGGCAATTTCGATAAAATCGGAGAGCAAAGGCTGCCGAAAATCGAGAAAATGCTCCACTTGAATATTGAGGCATTAACCATATTGTCCTCTCTCTACGTTCGTGACTATTCAAATGTTGAGGGCACTCAGCTTATCAATATCTCATCAGGCGGTGGATACACTCTTGTTGCAGATGCCATCACTTATTGTGCCACCAAGTTTTATGTCAGTGCCTTTACAGAAGGTCTTGCACATGAGCTTAAAAGCCAAGGTGCTAAAATGCAAGCTAAGGTATTGGCTCCAGCCGCAACTGAAACCGAATTTGCCAAACGATCGTTTGATGTTGAGGAATTCCAATATGATGCCACTTTGCCCAAGTATCATACAGCAAAAGAGATGGCTCAATTTTTGATCCAGCTATATGAACATGAAAAAGTAGTCGGAATTGTAAATGCACAAAGCTATGAATTCGAACTTAAAGATCCCCTTTTCCCTTATGCTTCCAGGACAACGAATTCGTAA
- a CDS encoding MerR family transcriptional regulator → MYSISEVGQMLGISPHALRYYEKEEIITPERNAQGVRQYTDSQLKWMEFVKKLRETQMPIEQIKKYTQLFKEGDHTSMDRLNLLEKHRRTIESQIETLKTTEAMLDKKITAYKQHLSTMNLSNS, encoded by the coding sequence ATGTATTCCATAAGTGAAGTTGGGCAAATGCTTGGAATAAGCCCACATGCCTTACGCTATTATGAAAAAGAAGAAATCATAACGCCGGAAAGAAATGCTCAAGGAGTTAGGCAATATACGGATTCTCAGCTTAAATGGATGGAATTTGTGAAAAAATTGAGGGAAACACAAATGCCTATCGAACAAATTAAAAAATATACCCAGCTGTTCAAAGAAGGAGACCATACATCGATGGACCGCTTGAATCTGTTAGAGAAACATCGCCGAACCATCGAAAGTCAAATTGAAACACTGAAAACCACTGAAGCCATGCTTGATAAGAAAATCACGGCATATAAACAACACTTATCCACAATGAATTTGTCAAACAGCTAG
- a CDS encoding DUF3888 domain-containing protein, which yields MKKSLFISLMAILLAVTSPVDSKAKNDDNLLSDAFITTLSPHIGNAVTGYYGELTQYALYDVKIISIKRTQSGRSFDFNVVVKIFPFEKAHNYIGVDTLTLSVEPSGVNVTNYIHEEYK from the coding sequence ATGAAAAAATCATTGTTTATTTCTCTTATGGCGATATTATTAGCAGTAACTTCACCTGTTGATTCAAAAGCAAAAAATGACGATAATTTACTTTCAGATGCATTTATTACAACTTTATCTCCACATATAGGTAATGCAGTAACAGGGTATTATGGTGAACTTACTCAATATGCACTTTATGATGTAAAAATCATCAGTATTAAGCGAACTCAAAGTGGAAGAAGCTTTGACTTCAATGTAGTTGTAAAAATATTTCCTTTTGAAAAAGCACATAACTATATTGGAGTTGATACATTAACTTTAAGTGTTGAACCCTCTGGCGTTAATGTTACAAATTACATACACGAAGAATATAAGTAA
- the gloA2 gene encoding SMU1112c/YaeR family gloxylase I-like metalloprotein yields the protein MKVNKIHHVAIICSDYEKSKKFYVNTIGCEIINETYRAEKKSYKLDLLVGGAYQLELFSFPKSPLRQSYPEARGLRHLAFEVDDIDQAIEELSNDNIFVEPIRVDEITGKRFTFFCDPDDLPLEIYEK from the coding sequence ATGAAGGTAAATAAAATTCATCATGTAGCGATCATTTGTTCTGACTATGAAAAATCAAAAAAATTCTATGTGAATACAATCGGATGCGAAATAATCAATGAAACATATCGGGCAGAAAAGAAATCGTACAAACTGGATTTACTGGTGGGCGGGGCTTATCAGTTGGAATTGTTCTCTTTTCCGAAAAGTCCCTTAAGACAAAGTTATCCCGAAGCAAGGGGGTTAAGGCATCTGGCCTTTGAAGTGGATGATATTGATCAAGCAATTGAAGAGTTAAGCAACGATAATATCTTTGTCGAACCCATCCGTGTTGATGAAATAACCGGAAAAAGGTTTACTTTTTTTTG